One Oryza glaberrima chromosome 10, OglaRS2, whole genome shotgun sequence DNA segment encodes these proteins:
- the LOC127752533 gene encoding uncharacterized protein LOC127752533: MARCFPYTRNPVAESMSSAAAAAVEPGIDKLQKEREMMQKKEKKERKKEKRRQKKAAQLGEKYETDDHHSKHGHKKRKHSGCEIVGEETRKVCNVTMEHLEKSSLSEEHEAPSYSQALRCTPESSLDSTKRLRTEVSSSPSQTRNGVNIRVKFTPTNQRRDPEATTGMSMKPRVTEQSPVKETGMDLSMANRKREFQPHVNTVSVVKQVVSQQKNMSIRNGNCLDESRKVSQQHDAKSMQRVNMVQRVRTKSTPIAAMQRVDPPSSEKAVMQRANPAPTKVMQGVEAAPVKSMQRANPTSTKVMQEVEATPVKAMQIAGHITLSKVFNRESTQVQLRKETGGPLLGGQLNTGRPTLLNKPKVCADPPILLSKPEMLCVEPPGLLNKPKAHVEPPVVKQQQQIVPEAQEEPCSVGSVLAAASPVTEAQQSSSDRKSRKAEKKGRKLADLFVNWKPSPTQMEDTDVGDQDWLFSCRATPKNNCRTFDGSARCQPTEQLFSLQPRAVHLPDLLMYQLPFVVPF; the protein is encoded by the exons ATGGCGAGGTGCTTCCCGTACACGCGGAACCCCGTGGCGGAGTCGAtgtcttcggcggcggcggcggcggttgagcCGGGGATCGATAAG CTCCAGAAAGAAAGGGAAATGatgcaaaagaaggaaaagaaggaaaggaagaaagagaaaaggagacAAAAGAAAGCTGCCCAGCTGGGTGAGAAATATGAGACAGATGATCATCACTCTAAGCATGGCCATAAGAAGAGAAAGCACTCAGGCTGTGAAATAGTTGGCGAGGAGACAAGAAAAGTTTGTAATGTTACCATGGAGCATTTGGAGAAGAGCAGTCTTTCTGAAGAGCATGAGGCTCCTTCCTACAGTCAGGCTTTGCGTTGTACCCCAGAGAGCTCACTGGACAGCACTAAGAGGCTGAGGACTGAAGTGTCAAGTAGCCCTAGTCAAACCAGAAATG GTGTTAACATTCGTGTAAAGTTTACACCTACAAATCAAAGAAGAGACCCAGAAGCAACAACAGGAATGTCAATGAAACCAAGAGTTACTGAACAATCACCAGTCAAAGAAACCGGAATGGATCTGTCCATGGCCAATAGGAAGAGAGAGTTCCAGCCTCATGTCAACACAGTGTCAGTGGTGAAACAAGTTGTCTCCCAACAGAAGAACATGTCTATAAGGAATGGCAATTGTTTGGATGAGTCAAGAAAAGTCAGTCAGCAGCATGATGCAAAGTCCATGCAAAGAGTCAATATGGTGCAGAGAGTTAGAACTAAGTCAACACCGATTGCTGCGATGCAAAGAGTTGATCCGCCTTCATCTGAGAAGGCAGTGATGCAAAGAGCTAATCCTGCGCCCACAAAGGTTATGCAAGGGGTTGAAGCTGCACCTGTGAAGTCAATGCAGAGAGCTAATCCCACGTCCACAAAGGTGatgcaagaggttgaagctacACCTGTGAAAGCAATGCAAATAGCTGGCCATATCACTCTTTCGAAAGTGTTCAACAGAGAGAGTACTCAAGTTCAGTTGAGGAAAGAAACAGGAGGTCCCCTACTTGGGGGCCAGCTTAACACAGGGCGACCTACTCTGCTAAACAAGCCCAAGGTGTGTGCTGATCCACCTATCTTGTTAAGCAAGCCGGAGATGTTGTGTGTTGAGCCACCTGGCCTGTTGAACAAACCGAAGGCGCATGTCGAACCACCTGTTgtcaagcagcagcaacagattGTGCCCGAAGCACAAGAAGAGCCTTGTTCTGTTGGAAGTGTCTTGGCAGCAGCATCCCCAGTAACAGAGGCACAACAGTCCAGCTCTGACCGGAAAAGCCGCAAGGCTGAGAAGAAAGGGAGGAAGCTTGCAGATTTGTTTGTGAACTGGAAACCATCACCCACACAGATGGAAGATACAGATGTTGGTGACCAGGACTGGCTCTTCAGCTGCCGGGCGACCCCTAAAAATAACTGCAGGACCTTCGATGGGTCAGCAAGGTGTCAGCCTACCGAGCAGCTCTTCTCGCTGCAGCCCAGAGCAGTCCATTTGCCTGACCTTCTTATGTATCAGCTGCCGTTTGTTGTGCCTTTTTAG
- the LOC127752609 gene encoding probable CCR4-associated factor 1 homolog 11 produces MHAAAAPAPPLWLRTMTAANLDSEMGLIGEMMVQYPYVTIDVEFAGVVHHPPYTGSRPTPDEIYAAVKSNVDEVPAVQIGITLSDAEGNLPTRSSSSPEQGIAWEVVFSDFDAGRDPHVVDSVEFLKNQGIDFDLARQIGVTSTAFGEKLLAILPPPSRRGELTWSAFGGAYDMGYLLKMFTGGQPLPETRQQFMQLVKSRLGGGRIFDSKYLVEHDRQDLRNAGLRHTADVLGVRQQEGVKMLAGHKSVVAAAIFATIREACGDLLTGRDIAIKSFPNPRHGLRGGEDLHPVPIEREAAILPRLHHRHEVHFVLDLAAGD; encoded by the exons ATGcatgccgccgcggcgccggcgccgccgctctggCTCCGGACCATgacggcggcgaacctcgactcGGAGATGGGACTGATCGGCGAGATGATGGTGCAGTACCCCTACGTCACCATCGACGTCGAGTtcgccggcgtcgtccaccACCCGCCTTACACCGGCAGCCGCCCCACGCCGGACGAGATCTACGCCGCCGTGAAGTCGAACGTCGACGAGGTGCCCGCCGTCCAGATCGGGATCACCCTCTCCGACGCGGAGGGCAACCTCCCCACGAGATCTTCGTCTTCTCCTGAGCAGGGGATCGCGTGGGAGGTCGTCTTCTCCGACTTCGACGCCGGCCGCGACCCCCACGTCGTCGACTCCGTCGAGTTCCTCAAAAACCAAGGCATCGACTTCGACCTCGCGCGGCAGATCGGCGTCACCTCCACGGCGTTCGGAGAGAAGCTGCTCGCcatcctgccgccgccgtcgcggcgtgGCGAGCTCACCTGGTCGGCGTTCGGCGGCGCCTACGACATGGGTTACCTGCTCAAGATGTTCACCGGCGGCCAGCCGTTGCCGGAGACGAGACAACAGTTTATGCAACTTGTCAAATctcggctaggcggcggccGGATATTTGATTCAAAATATTTGGTAGAACACGACCGTCAAGATCTGCGCAATGCCGGGTTGAGGCACACGGCAGATGTTCTTGGCGTGAGACAGCAGGAGGGGGTGAAGATGCTGGCTGGGCACAAGAGCGTGGTAGCAGCTGCCATCTTTGCCACAATCCG GGAGGCCTGCGGCGACCTCCTCACCGGCCGCGACATCGCCATCAAGTCATTCCCCAACCCCCGCCatggcctccgcggcggcgaggatctcCATCCCGTACCCATCGAGCGGGAGGCGGCCATTCTCCCCAGGTTGCACCACCGCCACGAGGTCCACTTcgtcctcgacctcgccgctGGCGACTAG
- the LOC127752610 gene encoding 13 kDa ribonucleoprotein-associated protein-like gives MGGGGGPNGMAAGAAPAAEFRRKGDKTLPNPFSSPPPPTTKPHLPPPAADEPQTKMAEVNPKAYPLADSQLAQAIQELVSQAANYKQLKKGANEATKTLNRGIAEFVVMAADAEPLEILLHLPLLAEDKNVPYVFVPSKQALGHACGVTRPVIACSVTSNEASNLRDPINNLKVAIEKLLI, from the exons atgggcggcggcggagggccgaATGGCATGGCTgccggagcggcgccggcggcggagttcCGGCGAAA AGGCGATAAAACCCTACCTAACCCCTTCtcttcccctccgccgccgacgaccaaACCCCACCTCccaccccccgccgccgacgagccacAGACGAAGATGGCGGAGGTGAACCCGAAGGCGTACCCGCTCGCCGACTCGCAGCTGGCGCAGGCGATCCAGGAGCTCGTCAGCCAGGCCGCCAACTACAAGCAGCTCAAGAAGGGCGCCAACGAAG CGACGAAGACGCTCAACAGAGGGATCGCGGAGTTCGTGGTGATGGCGGCCGACGCCGAGCCCCTCGAGATCCTTCTCCACCTTCCCCTCCTCGCCGAGGACAAG AATGTGCCATACGTCTTTGTCCCATCAAAGCAAGCTCTCGGCCATGCATGTGGGGTGACGAGGCCCGTGATCGCCTGCTCGGTGACCAGCAATGAGGCCAGCAACTTGAGAGATCCAATCAATAACCTCAAG GTCGCCATTGAGAAGCTCCTGATCTGA